The sequence below is a genomic window from Serratia nevei.
CCACCAGCACTTCCTGGTTATTGACCAGTTCTGCCAGCGTAATGTTGTTCAGGAACCCGCTGATGCGCTCGCTCAGATCGCGCCACAGGGCGTGGGTCAAGCAGCGATCGCCGCCCTGACAGCCTTCTTTGCCCTGGCAACGGGTTGCATCTACCGATTCATCGACGGCAGTGATGACAGCGCCAACGGCGATCTCACCCGCGTCTTTACCCAGCAGATAACCACCGCCCGGACCACGCACGCTGGCCACCAGGCCGTTCTTGCGCAGACGGGAGAATAATTGTTCCAGATAAGAGAGCGAAATACCCTGGCGTTCGGAAATGTCCGCCAGTGGTACCGGCCCTTCCTGGGAATGCAGCGCTACGTCAAGCATAGCGGTTACGGCATAACGGCCTTTGGATGTCAGTCTCATAGCTCAATGGTTACCTGTTGGTCAAATATGGCCGAAAGTCTGACATTCCTGAGTAAAACAGTCAACTATTTAACCTAGTAATTGACTCAAGTATTAGCACGTTTTGAACTTAGCAAGAACAAAGGTATATAAAATACATGTTATAACCTTTGGATAACTAATACTATTGTCGCCCACCGTTATGCCACATCAATTAATTACCTTGATGTTTATCCTGTTTCTCGATCGACGTCAGCATGCCGCGCAGGATATTCAGCTCCTGCCCTTCCGGGCGCGCGCGGGTGAACAGCCGACGCAGGCGGCTCATCACCTGCCCCGGATGGGACGGGCGAATAAAGCCGGTGCGCTGCAGCGTCTGCTCCAGATGCTGATAGAAACGCTCGAGGTCATCCACCAGCGGATACGGCGTCTCTTCCAGCTGCGGCGCGCCCGCCTGTTGGCGATCGAGGTAAGCCACGCGCACTTCATACGCCAGTATCTGCACCGCCATCGCCAGGTTCAGCGAGCTGTAGTCCGGGTTGGCCGGAATGGCGACGTGGTAGTGGCACTTCTGCAGTTCATCGTTGGTCAACCCGACGCGTTCGCGGCCGAACACCAGCGCCACCGGCGCGTGTTCGCCCTCGTGCACCGCGCGCACGCCGCATTCACGCGGCTCCAGCATCGGCCACGGCAAGGTGCGAGAACGTGCGCTGGTGCCCACCACCAGGCTACAGCCGGCGATGGCGTCATCGAGGGTATCGACGATAGTGGCGTTGCCGATCACGTCGCTGGCACCGGC
It includes:
- the iscR gene encoding Fe-S cluster assembly transcriptional regulator IscR; its protein translation is MRLTSKGRYAVTAMLDVALHSQEGPVPLADISERQGISLSYLEQLFSRLRKNGLVASVRGPGGGYLLGKDAGEIAVGAVITAVDESVDATRCQGKEGCQGGDRCLTHALWRDLSERISGFLNNITLAELVNNQEVLVVADRQNNDTRRTANGRPQETINVNLRA
- the trmJ gene encoding tRNA (cytosine(32)/uridine(32)-2'-O)-methyltransferase TrmJ; this encodes MLHNIRIVLVETSHTGNMGSTARAMKTMGLTNLYLVNPLIKPDSQAIALAAGASDVIGNATIVDTLDDAIAGCSLVVGTSARSRTLPWPMLEPRECGVRAVHEGEHAPVALVFGRERVGLTNDELQKCHYHVAIPANPDYSSLNLAMAVQILAYEVRVAYLDRQQAGAPQLEETPYPLVDDLERFYQHLEQTLQRTGFIRPSHPGQVMSRLRRLFTRARPEGQELNILRGMLTSIEKQDKHQGN